From Brassica oleracea var. oleracea cultivar TO1000 chromosome C3, BOL, whole genome shotgun sequence, a single genomic window includes:
- the LOC106331206 gene encoding LOW QUALITY PROTEIN: uncharacterized protein LOC106331206 (The sequence of the model RefSeq protein was modified relative to this genomic sequence to represent the inferred CDS: inserted 1 base in 1 codon; substituted 2 bases at 2 genomic stop codons), translated as MEQDSQRCAVYDHVLVHHMTTQRIRFLQDCTEKLSFKWGIKMTDGLVNDKTMTEGCCKNILMIXRECHHEXLMNLIFSTYELKNIGYEVISRSKVTWDQCVQTTASRIXAPLAFEA; from the exons ATGGAACAAGATAGCCAACGAT GTGCAGTTTACGACCATGTACTCGTGCACCACATGACGACACAACGAATCCGATTTCTCCAAGATTGTACGGAGAAACTAAGCTTCAAATGGGGGATCAAGATGACAGACGGGTTGGTCAACGACAAGACCATGACGGAGGGATGTTGTAAGAACATTTTGATGATTTGAAGAGAATGTCATCATGAATGATTGATGAATCTCATCTTCTCCACTTATGAGCTAAAGAATATTGGATATGAGGTGATTTCAAGGAGCAAGGTGACTTGGGACCAATGTGTTCAGACCACTGCTTCTCGGA TGGCTCCTCTGGCTTTTGAGGCTTGA
- the LOC106333894 gene encoding uncharacterized protein LOC106333894: protein MEKRVLYGLVVMLMYLVGGGYSQGVVEWIRDKAEWEEILVKTEIHIGVMVTSPLCGAPCDIVNDQVARFVETYGDRIKFYKINILETLFFALDYKILTVPTVIIFKEGTINLRFESLSDWGMFYELLVNSSILDFPPDLSPAPAPAPSDSDPDADLPPPLQSGE, encoded by the exons ATGGAGAAAAGGGTTTTGTACGGTTTGGTAGTAATGCTAATGTACCTGGTGGGTGGTGGCTATAGTCAAG GGGTAGTGGAATGGATACGTGACAAAGCTGAATGGGAAGAAATTCTGGTCAAGACGGAAATTCACATAGGGGTTATGGTAACGTCCCCATTGTGCGGTGCTCCATGTGATATAGTGAACGACCAAGTGGCTCGATTTGTTGAAACCTACGGCGACCGGATTAAGTTCTACAAAATCAACATTTTGGAGACTTTGTTCTTTGCACTAGATTACAAAATACTCACTGTTCCAACCGTCATAATTTTCAAAGAGGGAACCATAAATCTTCGTTTCGAAAGCCTTTCCGATTGGGGTATGTTTTATGAACTATTAGTCAACTCAAGTATACTCGACTTTCCCCCTGACCTGTCCCCGGCTCCAGCCCCAGCCCCCTCCGATTCTGATCCAGATGCCGACTTGCCACCGCCTCTTCAATCCGGCGAGTAA